A single window of Maridesulfovibrio hydrothermalis AM13 = DSM 14728 DNA harbors:
- a CDS encoding phage tail protein I has translation MADLLPISATKQERALSESMARIESVPIPIRKLWNPDTCPVELLPWLAWSLSVDWWDDEWPESVKREMVRSSIQIHRHKGTPWAVKKALEIVGLDDAEIIERSSLLQEYDKQGGLRLDGSWRCEPNQRLSPFERLTGSLWPYHWATFHVRLNIAQASKPGILETARKAVDMAKPLRSWPLWNVFLSMTGPSPNEAKSGASALTGSTIPQPANLRLDGSWTLGRDKAPARLKGQPLGFALGESIPGIVTKRLKNERLSTAIHGSKTLAINPGELDLRRDPLCRLSEKIMRLNGAWNVGTGLSLNGGWNLSGETRLVEAARLGKLPDYRLNGKLRLGISNPVCTTWPSVH, from the coding sequence ATGGCTGATCTTTTACCCATTAGCGCGACCAAACAAGAGCGGGCTTTGTCCGAATCAATGGCCCGTATCGAATCCGTTCCGATTCCTATTCGCAAGCTTTGGAACCCCGACACATGTCCGGTTGAACTTTTGCCGTGGTTGGCTTGGTCACTTTCCGTTGATTGGTGGGATGATGAATGGCCAGAATCAGTCAAACGGGAAATGGTCCGTTCCAGCATTCAAATACACCGTCATAAAGGCACACCGTGGGCCGTCAAAAAGGCTTTGGAAATTGTCGGCCTTGATGATGCCGAAATCATAGAACGTTCTTCTCTGCTTCAGGAATACGACAAGCAAGGCGGTTTGCGCCTTGATGGTTCTTGGCGGTGCGAACCGAATCAAAGGCTTTCTCCATTTGAACGGCTTACTGGTTCCTTGTGGCCTTACCATTGGGCAACTTTTCATGTGCGGCTGAACATTGCGCAGGCTTCAAAGCCCGGCATCTTGGAAACCGCACGTAAGGCCGTGGACATGGCAAAGCCTTTGCGCTCATGGCCCTTGTGGAATGTCTTTCTTTCCATGACCGGACCGTCACCCAACGAAGCAAAGAGTGGTGCTTCAGCTTTAACCGGATCAACCATCCCTCAACCTGCCAACCTTCGCCTTGACGGCTCGTGGACTCTCGGCAGGGATAAAGCTCCGGCCCGGTTGAAGGGGCAACCGTTGGGCTTTGCCCTTGGTGAATCTATTCCCGGCATTGTCACAAAGCGGCTCAAGAATGAGCGTCTTTCTACTGCCATTCACGGCTCTAAAACATTGGCTATTAACCCCGGCGAACTTGATTTGCGGCGTGATCCGCTCTGCAGATTGTCCGAGAAAATAATGCGCCTTAATGGTGCATGGAATGTTGGGACCGGGTTAAGTCTTAACGGCGGCTGGAACCTGTCTGGTGAAACCCGACTTGTTGAAGCTGCTCGGCTTGGCAAGTTGCCCGACTATCGGCTTAACGGCAAGCTTCGCCTTGGCATTTCAAACCCTGTTTGCACTACGTGGCCCAGTGTCCACTAA
- a CDS encoding baseplate assembly protein has protein sequence MLYEVITEDDEEFRKRVQMAPEGFSVAGAAGGYVFHALSVEQVKDVVALSLIPGRVDIYILSRNDNGLPDADTLVAVKSAVNAETVRPLTDYVEVHAADLVAYEIEAEAWCQSGPASAAVLAEAYKNIQQLQLEKHAFGKTVPLSAIYAAIHVQGLEKVNLIKPVADLILEPHQVPYCTSIKLNGGR, from the coding sequence ATGCTATACGAAGTTATTACGGAAGATGATGAAGAATTTCGTAAGCGTGTCCAAATGGCTCCTGAAGGATTTTCCGTTGCCGGAGCCGCCGGTGGATATGTTTTTCATGCTCTTTCTGTTGAGCAAGTAAAGGATGTAGTTGCTTTGTCTCTTATTCCGGGGCGCGTGGATATTTATATCCTTTCGCGCAATGACAACGGATTACCGGATGCGGACACATTAGTAGCTGTAAAAAGTGCTGTGAATGCTGAAACTGTTCGCCCGTTGACTGACTATGTTGAAGTTCATGCCGCTGATTTGGTTGCATACGAAATTGAAGCGGAAGCATGGTGTCAGTCCGGCCCGGCTTCTGCCGCTGTTCTGGCTGAAGCATACAAGAATATTCAGCAGCTTCAGCTTGAAAAACATGCCTTTGGAAAAACAGTTCCTTTATCCGCAATTTATGCGGCTATTCACGTTCAGGGGCTTGAAAAGGTTAATTTGATTAAACCTGTAGCGGACTTGATTCTTGAACCCCATCAAGTGCCGTACTGCACTTCAATCAAGCTGAACGGGGGGCGGTAA